One Quadrisphaera setariae genomic region harbors:
- a CDS encoding cyclase family protein yields MRVVDLSHPVTTGMPVYPGDPAVSLAPALDLGTHGCAVTALHLGSHSGTHVDAPSHVVPGGATLDELDLTLFTGPALVVDARGHGPGAGVGWEPFAPHAEALAVGVVVLVRTGWDAHWGSAAYERHPHLAPSVAERLLAAGVRTLGVDTLSPDPLDDLPFHRAWLGAGGVLAENLTRLGDVSALTDPRVHLFPLALAGGDGAPVRAVATGG; encoded by the coding sequence GTGCGCGTCGTCGACCTGAGCCACCCCGTCACCACCGGCATGCCGGTGTACCCGGGGGACCCGGCCGTCTCCCTCGCGCCCGCACTCGACCTCGGCACCCACGGGTGCGCCGTGACGGCTCTGCACCTGGGCTCGCACAGCGGCACCCACGTCGACGCGCCCTCGCACGTCGTGCCCGGCGGGGCCACCCTCGACGAGCTGGACCTCACCCTCTTCACCGGGCCCGCGCTCGTGGTGGACGCCCGTGGCCACGGCCCCGGCGCAGGCGTCGGCTGGGAGCCCTTCGCCCCTCACGCCGAGGCCCTGGCGGTCGGCGTCGTCGTCCTGGTCCGCACCGGCTGGGACGCGCACTGGGGCAGCGCCGCCTACGAGCGGCACCCGCACCTCGCGCCGTCGGTCGCCGAGCGGCTGCTCGCCGCTGGCGTGCGCACCCTCGGGGTGGACACCCTGAGCCCCGACCCGCTCGACGACCTCCCCTTCCACCGGGCCTGGCTCGGTGCCGGCGGGGTCCTCGCGGAGAACCTCACCCGGCTCGGCGACGTCTCCGCCCTGACCGACCCGCGCGTGCACCTGTTCCCACTCGCCCTCGCGGGAGGAGACGGGGCGCCCGTGCGCGCTGTGGCCACCGGAGGCTGA
- a CDS encoding DNA-formamidopyrimidine glycosylase family protein → MPEGDVVWRSAQRLHAALAGRALERSDLRWPSLATVDLRGRVVDEVVSRGKHLLLRVGDGDGTDQPLTLHSHLRMEGSWHVHATGQPWRTARAAHGVRAVLANAEWTAVGHRLGMLDLVPTAEEARLVGHLGPDVLGPGWGPGAVTRVVDALLAHPGRHVGEALLDQRVLAGVGTYFMAEALFLRGVSPWTPAGELGEDGLRALVVLERRLLEAGTRDVAHGSLGYVHARSGQPCRRCGTTVRVAPIGVAPQERSAFYCPRCQPGPTPTDGGAPQAPLGARREVRRR, encoded by the coding sequence GTGCCTGAGGGGGACGTCGTCTGGCGCTCCGCACAACGGCTGCACGCGGCGCTCGCCGGGCGGGCGCTGGAGCGGAGCGACCTCCGCTGGCCGTCGCTGGCAACCGTCGACCTGCGGGGCCGCGTGGTGGACGAGGTGGTCAGCCGCGGCAAGCACCTGCTCCTGCGCGTGGGCGACGGGGACGGGACTGACCAGCCGCTGACCCTGCACAGCCACCTGCGGATGGAGGGCTCCTGGCACGTGCACGCCACCGGTCAGCCGTGGCGCACGGCGAGGGCGGCGCACGGCGTGCGGGCGGTGCTGGCGAACGCCGAGTGGACCGCCGTGGGCCACCGGCTGGGGATGCTCGACCTCGTGCCCACCGCCGAGGAGGCGCGGCTGGTCGGCCACCTCGGCCCCGACGTCCTCGGGCCCGGCTGGGGGCCGGGAGCCGTGACCCGGGTGGTGGACGCGCTGCTCGCCCACCCGGGGCGCCACGTCGGAGAGGCGCTGCTCGACCAGCGCGTCCTGGCCGGAGTGGGCACGTACTTCATGGCCGAGGCGCTGTTCCTGCGGGGGGTCTCACCGTGGACGCCTGCCGGGGAGCTCGGAGAGGACGGGCTGCGCGCGCTCGTCGTGCTGGAGCGGCGGCTGCTGGAGGCCGGGACGCGCGACGTCGCGCACGGCTCGCTGGGGTACGTCCACGCCCGGTCGGGGCAGCCCTGCCGGCGGTGCGGGACGACGGTGCGCGTGGCCCCCATCGGGGTCGCACCCCAGGAGAGGTCGGCGTTCTACTGCCCGCGCTGCCAGCCCGGGCCGACCCCCACGGACGGCGGGGCCCCGCAGGCTCCGCTGGGGGCCCGTAGGGAGGTCAGGCGGCGCTGA
- a CDS encoding helix-turn-helix domain-containing protein, whose translation MPLLRREIGDVLRSARQQQGRTLREVSGAARVSLGYLSEVERGQKEASSELLSSICDALAVPMSTVLRAVSDRVAAAEGLPVPVPATVAATVPAAGVGDLGIPPVVITRDGLVSAA comes from the coding sequence GTGCCACTGCTGCGACGCGAGATCGGCGACGTGCTGCGCTCCGCCCGTCAGCAGCAGGGCCGCACCCTGCGCGAGGTCTCCGGTGCCGCCCGCGTCTCCCTGGGCTACCTCTCCGAGGTGGAGCGGGGCCAGAAGGAGGCGTCCAGCGAGCTGCTGTCGTCGATCTGCGATGCGCTGGCCGTGCCGATGTCGACGGTGCTGCGCGCCGTGAGCGACCGCGTCGCCGCCGCCGAGGGCCTCCCCGTCCCCGTCCCGGCGACGGTCGCCGCCACCGTCCCCGCCGCTGGTGTGGGCGACCTCGGCATCCCGCCGGTGGTCATCACCCGCGACGGTCTCGTCAGCGCCGCCTGA
- a CDS encoding GntR family transcriptional regulator produces MSSRRADDLHALLRDRVLSGELPPGTPLREEALATEHAASRHTVRTSLAQLVAERLASSAPFAGVRVASLDDDDVRSLQDLRRAVESEAVRLLGARHGSAWPADVVAVLDERADALERAVAGAGGEPLAVLREHAALHEALVAAAGSPRLTEAAAALGAEVRLFTAHLQLHRTPAGLAKQHRAYLRDVRERGAAAVHEHLAASQTALLGGR; encoded by the coding sequence GTGAGCTCGCGCCGCGCCGACGACCTCCACGCCCTGCTCAGGGACCGCGTGCTCTCCGGGGAGCTGCCCCCCGGCACTCCGCTGCGCGAGGAGGCGCTGGCCACCGAGCACGCGGCCAGCCGCCACACGGTGCGCACGTCCCTGGCGCAGCTCGTGGCCGAGCGGCTGGCCAGCTCCGCGCCGTTCGCCGGGGTGCGGGTGGCCTCGCTCGACGACGACGACGTGCGCTCCCTGCAGGACCTGCGCCGCGCCGTCGAGAGCGAGGCGGTCAGGCTGCTGGGCGCCCGGCACGGCAGCGCGTGGCCCGCCGACGTGGTCGCGGTGCTCGACGAGCGCGCCGACGCGCTCGAGCGCGCCGTGGCGGGGGCCGGGGGTGAGCCGCTGGCGGTGCTGCGCGAGCACGCCGCGCTCCACGAGGCGCTCGTGGCGGCCGCGGGGTCGCCGCGGTTGACCGAGGCCGCTGCCGCGCTCGGAGCGGAGGTGCGGCTCTTCACCGCCCACCTGCAGCTGCACCGCACGCCCGCTGGGCTGGCCAAGCAGCACCGCGCCTACCTGCGCGACGTCCGCGAGCGCGGCGCGGCCGCGGTGCACGAGCACCTCGCGGCGTCGCAGACCGCGCTGCTCGGAGGCCGGTGA
- a CDS encoding 3-methyladenine DNA glycosylase, with protein MQVADWRERTAAHEQRADALTAARRERRSRAGGGQDAVDPVDDFLYDYYSLRPGQLRRWHPGAGAVLVDAADAPHRAWRWYAQREQDGGVALDAAAFAADRGRTVATSRRLLEALRGRPPHLGCFGMHEWAMVYRSGDAVGGPSTGGASAGGRRHALPLRLGQAGADAVVEAHPLRCSHIDAFRFFTPEAVPRNAAALTRETQAETDQPGCVHVTMDVLRHAVALGPACPGELLLDCFEAARAAREVDMRASPYDVSGSGLSPIAVETRDGKVAYAAAQRELAAAAAPLRERLLRTCEEVLG; from the coding sequence GTGCAGGTGGCGGACTGGCGTGAGCGGACTGCCGCGCACGAGCAGCGCGCCGACGCCCTCACCGCCGCCCGTCGCGAGCGCCGCTCGAGAGCGGGCGGCGGTCAGGACGCCGTGGACCCCGTTGACGACTTCCTCTACGACTACTACTCCCTGCGTCCCGGCCAGCTGCGGCGGTGGCACCCCGGCGCCGGCGCGGTGCTGGTCGACGCGGCGGACGCACCGCACCGCGCCTGGCGCTGGTACGCGCAGCGCGAGCAGGACGGCGGGGTGGCCCTCGACGCCGCCGCCTTCGCCGCGGACCGGGGCCGCACCGTGGCGACCAGCCGCCGGCTGCTCGAGGCGCTCCGCGGTCGACCACCGCACCTGGGGTGCTTCGGGATGCACGAGTGGGCCATGGTCTACCGCTCCGGTGACGCGGTGGGCGGCCCCAGCACCGGCGGGGCCTCTGCCGGGGGTCGCCGCCACGCCCTGCCCCTGCGCCTGGGACAGGCCGGCGCCGACGCCGTGGTGGAGGCCCACCCCCTGCGCTGCAGCCACATCGACGCGTTCCGGTTCTTCACCCCCGAGGCCGTGCCCCGCAACGCGGCGGCGCTCACGCGCGAGACGCAGGCGGAGACCGACCAGCCCGGGTGCGTCCACGTCACCATGGACGTGCTCCGGCACGCGGTCGCCCTGGGCCCGGCCTGCCCCGGTGAGCTGCTGCTGGACTGCTTCGAGGCGGCCCGGGCGGCCCGGGAGGTCGACATGCGCGCCTCCCCCTACGACGTGTCCGGGTCGGGCCTGTCACCGATCGCCGTGGAGACCCGGGACGGCAAGGTCGCCTACGCCGCGGCGCAGCGCGAGCTCGCCGCGGCTGCGGCGCCGCTCCGGGAGCGACTGCTCCGCACGTGCGAGGAGGTCCTGGGATGA
- a CDS encoding ATP-dependent helicase, with amino-acid sequence MGQEPVDDVLERFSAPTRDWFRGAFERPTTAQEGAWRAVSSGDHALVVAPTGSGKTLSAFLWALDRLAVQGPPEDPLRRTRVIYVSPLKALATDVERNLRSPLLGIGYAAQRLGAPVPEVSVAIRSGDTPADERRAFTRRPPDVLITTPESLFLLLTSKAREVLGGVETVILDEVHAVAGTKRGAHLALTLERLDALLEAGGGQPAQRIGLSATVRPVEEVARFLSGARAIGAGPSEGGRPVTIVQPASTKSWDLSVVVAVPDMGELGQRSEEDLTGLAAGEPQRRSIWPAVEERVVDLVSAHRSTIVFANSRRVAERLTTRLNEVWAERNAPDPEAEGEGETPDDDAGHRLAGRRTPAEVMAQAGQSKGLPVDAPVLARAHHGSVSREQRTLIEEDLKAGRLPAVVATSSLELGIDMGAVDLVVQVGSPPSVASGLQRVGRAGHQVGATSRGVLFPQHRSDLVQTAVVTERMRTGGIEALKVPASPLDVLAQQVVAITALDEVTIDDLERLVRRAAPFSGLTRGVLEAVLDMLAGRYPSEEFAELRPRIVWDRTTGVLTGRPGAQRLAVTSGGTIPDRGLYGVFLASGEGPGRRVGELDEEMVYESRVGDVFTLGTSTWRIEDITHDRVLVTPAPGVPGKLPFWHGEAVGRPYELGRAIGAFTREMGSLLGDGGDDDAGRQRALAAGLDEWAADNLHAYLTEQRETTGHLPDDRTVVVERFRDELGDWRVVLHSPFGAQLHAPWALALAARLRERFGLDAQAMSSDDGIVLRLPDLDLLSSPDGAWDDPLPARSEPPDVLEAVLVEPEDVEALVTAELGGSALFASRFRECAARSLLLPRRRPDRRTPLWQQRQRAAQLLEVASRYPSFPVVLETAREVLSDVFDVPGLEALLRDLRSGAVRVVQVTTEQPSPFARSLLFGYVAQFLYEGDTPLAEKRAAALSLDPTLLAELLGRGDGASLADLLDPEQLTRTQAELQRLAEDRRSRDAEDVADLLRVLGPLTAAEVAARSAAPEEAGAWLVDLEGSRRVIRVRIAGEERWAAVEDAGRLRDALGAALPVGVPEAFTAPVPDPVADLVSRWARSHVPFTAATVAARLGTGVAVVVDALRRLAASGRVVSGDLLPGEVRLALDGALTTDPGGTPDWCDAEVLRLLRRRSLAALRSEVEPVPPRDLARFLPGWQQVGSRLRGADGVLRAVEQLAGAVVPASALESLVLPVRVERYSRSLLDELTAAGEVVWQGHGSLPGDDGWVSLHTADAAPVTLALPDESLELTDVHRAVLDVLGNGGAHFFRSVASALEATEEGGVDDATLERVLWDLAWGGYATNDTLAPLRARLAGGRGAHKGPRAAPRSRYGRTGSRYGGLGRAGGGLGRPGSAGGGFGGAPRTGPPSTVGRWSLLPELEPDPTVRASVTAEVLLDRHGVLTRGAVASERLPGGFAAVYRVLAAMEEAGRVRRGYFVEGLGASQFASTGAVDRLRAASRPLSTIGRGDWQGRSVAPGAPGASEADRPRTVVLAAADPANPYGAALPWPERGERGEGGAAGHRPGRKAGALVVLLDGELVLYVERGGRTLLSFTEEVDALQAGADALALAVRDGALGRLTVEKADGAGVLTPGSSPLAAALEAAGFTATPRGLRVRA; translated from the coding sequence ATGGGTCAGGAGCCGGTGGACGACGTGCTGGAGCGCTTCTCCGCGCCCACCCGGGACTGGTTCCGCGGTGCGTTCGAGCGCCCGACCACCGCGCAGGAGGGTGCCTGGCGCGCGGTCTCCAGCGGTGACCACGCGCTCGTCGTCGCCCCGACCGGCTCGGGCAAGACGCTGTCGGCGTTCCTGTGGGCGCTCGACCGGCTGGCGGTGCAGGGCCCCCCGGAGGACCCGCTGCGGCGCACCAGGGTCATCTACGTCTCGCCGCTGAAGGCGCTCGCCACGGACGTCGAGCGGAACCTGCGCTCGCCCCTGCTGGGCATCGGCTACGCCGCGCAGCGCCTGGGCGCCCCCGTGCCCGAGGTGAGCGTCGCCATCCGCTCCGGTGACACCCCCGCCGACGAGCGCCGCGCCTTCACGCGCCGGCCCCCGGACGTGCTCATCACCACCCCCGAGTCCCTCTTCCTCCTGCTGACGTCCAAGGCCCGCGAGGTGCTGGGCGGTGTCGAGACGGTGATCCTCGACGAGGTGCACGCGGTGGCCGGCACCAAGCGCGGCGCGCACCTCGCCCTCACGCTCGAACGGCTCGACGCCCTCCTCGAGGCCGGCGGCGGCCAGCCCGCCCAGCGGATCGGCCTGTCGGCCACCGTCCGACCGGTGGAGGAGGTGGCGCGCTTCCTGTCGGGCGCACGGGCGATCGGGGCCGGGCCGTCGGAGGGGGGCCGCCCGGTCACGATCGTCCAGCCGGCCTCGACCAAGTCCTGGGACCTGTCGGTGGTGGTCGCCGTCCCGGACATGGGCGAGCTGGGCCAGAGGTCGGAGGAGGACCTCACGGGCCTGGCCGCCGGCGAGCCGCAGCGCCGGTCCATCTGGCCGGCGGTCGAGGAGCGCGTCGTCGACCTCGTCTCGGCCCACCGCTCCACCATCGTCTTCGCCAACTCCCGTCGGGTGGCGGAGCGCCTCACCACCCGCCTCAACGAGGTGTGGGCGGAGCGGAACGCCCCTGACCCTGAAGCAGAGGGTGAGGGTGAGACTCCGGACGACGACGCTGGTCACCGGCTCGCCGGTCGAAGGACGCCCGCCGAGGTGATGGCCCAGGCCGGTCAGTCCAAGGGGCTGCCTGTCGACGCGCCCGTGCTCGCCCGGGCGCACCACGGGTCGGTCAGCCGCGAGCAGCGGACCCTCATCGAGGAGGACCTCAAGGCAGGCCGCCTGCCCGCCGTCGTCGCCACCTCGAGCCTCGAGCTGGGCATCGACATGGGCGCGGTCGACCTCGTCGTCCAGGTCGGCTCCCCGCCGTCGGTGGCCTCCGGGCTGCAGCGCGTGGGCCGCGCCGGCCACCAGGTGGGCGCCACGAGCCGCGGGGTCCTGTTCCCCCAGCACCGCAGCGACCTCGTCCAGACCGCCGTCGTCACCGAGCGCATGCGCACCGGCGGCATCGAGGCGCTCAAGGTCCCGGCGAGCCCGCTCGACGTCCTCGCCCAGCAGGTGGTGGCGATCACCGCCCTCGACGAGGTCACCATCGACGACCTCGAGCGCCTCGTCCGCCGCGCCGCTCCCTTCTCGGGGCTGACCCGGGGGGTGCTGGAGGCCGTGCTCGACATGCTCGCTGGTCGCTACCCCAGCGAGGAGTTCGCCGAGCTGCGACCGCGCATCGTGTGGGACCGCACCACCGGCGTCCTGACCGGCCGCCCCGGCGCCCAGCGCCTGGCGGTCACCAGCGGCGGCACCATCCCCGACCGCGGCCTGTACGGCGTCTTCCTCGCCTCCGGCGAGGGCCCCGGCCGGCGCGTCGGCGAGCTCGACGAGGAGATGGTCTACGAGTCGCGCGTGGGCGACGTCTTCACGCTCGGCACCTCCACGTGGCGCATCGAGGACATCACCCACGACCGCGTGCTGGTCACCCCCGCCCCCGGCGTGCCCGGCAAGCTGCCGTTCTGGCACGGCGAGGCCGTGGGCCGCCCCTACGAGCTGGGGCGCGCCATCGGCGCCTTCACCCGCGAGATGGGCTCCCTGCTGGGTGACGGGGGCGACGACGACGCCGGCCGCCAGCGGGCGCTGGCCGCGGGCCTGGACGAGTGGGCCGCCGACAACCTCCACGCCTACCTGACCGAGCAGCGCGAGACCACGGGTCACCTCCCCGACGACCGCACGGTCGTCGTCGAGCGCTTCCGCGACGAGCTGGGCGACTGGCGGGTGGTGCTCCACTCCCCCTTCGGCGCCCAGCTGCACGCGCCGTGGGCGCTGGCCCTGGCGGCCCGGCTGCGGGAGCGCTTCGGGCTCGACGCGCAGGCCATGTCGTCCGACGACGGCATCGTGCTGCGCCTGCCCGACCTCGACCTCCTCTCCAGCCCTGACGGAGCCTGGGACGACCCCTTGCCCGCGCGCAGCGAGCCGCCGGACGTGCTGGAGGCCGTCCTCGTCGAACCGGAGGACGTCGAGGCGCTGGTGACCGCCGAGCTGGGCGGCTCCGCGCTGTTCGCGAGCCGGTTCCGCGAGTGCGCGGCGCGCTCGCTGCTGCTGCCCCGTCGTCGTCCTGACCGGCGCACGCCGCTGTGGCAGCAGCGGCAGCGGGCCGCGCAGCTGCTGGAGGTCGCGAGCCGGTACCCGTCGTTCCCGGTGGTGCTGGAGACCGCGCGCGAGGTGCTCTCCGACGTCTTCGACGTGCCGGGCCTGGAGGCGCTCCTGCGCGACCTGCGCTCCGGGGCGGTGCGCGTGGTGCAGGTGACCACGGAGCAGCCGTCGCCGTTCGCGCGGTCGCTGCTGTTCGGGTACGTCGCGCAGTTCCTCTACGAGGGCGACACGCCCCTGGCGGAGAAGCGCGCGGCGGCGCTCTCGCTCGACCCGACCCTGCTCGCGGAGCTGCTGGGCCGCGGCGACGGCGCGTCCCTGGCCGACCTGCTCGACCCCGAGCAGCTCACCCGCACCCAGGCCGAGCTGCAGCGCCTCGCCGAGGACCGCCGCAGCCGGGACGCCGAGGACGTCGCCGACCTGCTGCGGGTGCTCGGGCCGCTGACCGCTGCCGAGGTGGCCGCCCGCTCCGCCGCGCCCGAGGAGGCCGGCGCGTGGCTGGTCGACCTCGAGGGGTCCCGCCGCGTCATCCGGGTCCGCATCGCCGGTGAGGAGCGGTGGGCGGCCGTGGAGGACGCCGGGCGCCTGCGCGACGCGCTCGGCGCGGCCCTGCCCGTGGGGGTGCCGGAGGCGTTCACCGCGCCGGTGCCCGACCCGGTGGCCGACCTCGTCTCGCGCTGGGCGCGCTCGCACGTGCCCTTCACCGCCGCCACGGTGGCCGCCCGTCTGGGGACGGGCGTGGCCGTCGTCGTCGACGCCCTCCGTCGGCTCGCCGCCTCGGGCAGGGTGGTCTCGGGCGACCTCCTCCCCGGCGAGGTGCGGCTCGCGCTCGACGGCGCCCTCACCACCGACCCCGGCGGGACGCCGGACTGGTGCGACGCGGAGGTGCTGCGGCTGCTGCGCCGCCGCTCGCTGGCTGCACTGCGCTCCGAGGTGGAGCCGGTGCCCCCGCGCGACCTGGCGCGGTTCCTGCCCGGGTGGCAGCAGGTCGGCTCGCGGCTGCGGGGCGCCGACGGCGTCCTGCGCGCCGTGGAGCAGCTGGCGGGCGCCGTGGTCCCGGCCAGCGCCCTGGAGTCCCTCGTGCTGCCGGTGCGCGTGGAGCGGTACTCGCGCTCCCTGCTCGACGAGCTCACCGCCGCCGGCGAGGTGGTGTGGCAGGGCCACGGGTCGCTGCCCGGGGACGACGGGTGGGTCTCGCTGCACACCGCCGACGCGGCGCCCGTGACCCTGGCGCTGCCCGACGAGTCCCTCGAGCTCACCGACGTGCACCGCGCCGTGCTCGACGTGCTGGGCAACGGCGGTGCGCACTTCTTCCGCTCGGTGGCCTCAGCGCTGGAGGCCACCGAGGAGGGCGGTGTCGACGACGCCACCCTGGAGCGGGTCCTGTGGGACCTCGCCTGGGGCGGGTACGCCACCAACGACACCCTCGCGCCGCTGCGCGCCCGGCTGGCCGGCGGCAGAGGAGCCCACAAGGGCCCGCGGGCGGCACCGCGCTCGCGCTACGGGCGGACGGGCTCGCGGTACGGCGGGCTGGGCCGGGCCGGTGGCGGGTTGGGGCGTCCCGGCAGCGCCGGCGGCGGGTTCGGCGGGGCGCCGCGGACCGGGCCTCCCAGCACGGTCGGCCGCTGGTCGCTGCTGCCGGAGCTCGAGCCCGACCCGACCGTGCGCGCCTCGGTGACCGCGGAGGTGCTGCTGGACCGGCACGGGGTGCTGACCCGCGGAGCCGTCGCCTCCGAGCGGCTGCCCGGCGGGTTCGCCGCGGTGTACCGGGTGCTCGCCGCCATGGAGGAGGCGGGCCGCGTGCGCCGCGGCTACTTCGTGGAGGGGCTCGGCGCATCGCAGTTCGCCTCCACGGGCGCCGTCGACAGGCTCCGCGCGGCGTCGCGGCCGCTCTCGACCATCGGTCGCGGTGACTGGCAGGGCCGTTCGGTCGCCCCCGGCGCTCCGGGGGCCTCCGAGGCGGACCGCCCCCGCACCGTCGTCCTGGCGGCGGCCGACCCCGCCAACCCGTACGGCGCGGCGCTGCCGTGGCCGGAGCGCGGTGAGCGCGGCGAGGGCGGGGCCGCTGGTCACCGGCCGGGCCGGAAGGCGGGCGCGCTGGTGGTGCTCCTCGACGGCGAGCTGGTGCTCTACGTGGAGCGCGGAGGTCGCACGCTGCTGTCCTTCACCGAGGAGGTGGACGCTCTGCAGGCGGGAGCCGACGCGCTCGCGCTCGCCGTCCGCGACGGCGCCCTGGGGCGGCTCACCGTGGAGAAGGCCGACGGCGCCGGGGTCCTCACACCGGGCTCCTCACCGCTCGCGGCGGCCCTGGAGGCAGCAGGGTTCACCGCCACCCCGCGAGGCCTGCGCGTGCGGGCGTGA
- a CDS encoding DUF4126 domain-containing protein, with protein MEVLVGLGLASAAGLNAYLPLLLLGALARFTDLVPLPPEWSWLSDPVCLAVLAVLLLVEVVADKIPGVDHLNDVLGAVVRPAAGGIAVGAGTASTSGDGQWWTVVLGAVLALVVTVAKSAGRAAVNATTVGTGAPVASTLEDGASLALSLSALLAPVLVLVALVGVAAVVLLAALRVRRRRAAPPPSGWIV; from the coding sequence GTGGAGGTGCTCGTCGGCCTGGGTCTCGCCTCGGCAGCGGGACTGAACGCCTACCTGCCGCTCCTGCTGCTCGGCGCCCTCGCCCGGTTCACCGACCTGGTCCCGCTGCCGCCGGAGTGGTCCTGGCTGTCCGACCCGGTCTGCCTCGCCGTGCTCGCAGTGCTCCTGCTGGTCGAGGTGGTGGCGGACAAGATCCCCGGCGTCGACCACCTCAACGACGTGCTCGGCGCCGTCGTGCGCCCCGCCGCGGGGGGCATCGCCGTCGGCGCTGGCACCGCGAGCACCAGCGGTGACGGCCAGTGGTGGACCGTCGTCCTCGGCGCCGTCCTCGCCCTCGTCGTCACCGTCGCGAAGTCGGCGGGACGCGCCGCCGTCAACGCGACCACCGTCGGCACCGGTGCGCCGGTCGCCTCGACGCTGGAGGACGGCGCCAGCCTCGCGCTGTCCCTGTCCGCGCTGCTCGCGCCGGTCCTCGTGCTCGTCGCGCTCGTGGGCGTCGCCGCCGTGGTCCTCCTGGCGGCGCTGCGCGTGCGTCGACGCCGGGCAGCACCCCCACCTTCGGGATGGATTGTGTAA
- a CDS encoding DMT family transporter, whose amino-acid sequence MTSSARSVVLVLLSAVCFGSTGTAVELGAPDASPLAVGAARIALGGALLAAVAARPLLRRGRPTAPPHRLVGVVAVGALGVVAYQPLFFAGTASNGVAVGAVVALGSAPLVTGLLAWLLGGVRPSRRWVAATAVAVVGLVVLAASSGEAGGASPLGLVASVGAGASYSVFALVTKHLLDAGWTPTGSVGAVFGGAAALSAVLLMITGVPTGAGDLAAVLWLGLVTTALAYVLFSTGLRELTAPTVATLTLAEPLTATLLGLLLLGEHLSALQAVALLLLAVGLAVLAVPARGRGRVAA is encoded by the coding sequence GTGACGTCGTCCGCACGCTCCGTCGTGCTCGTGCTGCTCTCAGCCGTCTGCTTCGGCTCCACGGGCACCGCGGTGGAGCTCGGCGCCCCCGACGCCTCGCCCCTGGCCGTCGGCGCGGCACGCATCGCCCTCGGCGGCGCGCTGCTCGCGGCCGTGGCGGCGCGGCCCCTCCTGCGCCGGGGCCGCCCCACCGCTCCCCCGCACCGGCTCGTCGGAGTGGTGGCGGTGGGTGCGCTCGGGGTCGTGGCCTACCAGCCGCTGTTCTTCGCGGGCACGGCCTCGAACGGCGTCGCGGTCGGGGCGGTCGTGGCGCTGGGCTCCGCGCCGCTGGTGACCGGCCTGCTCGCCTGGCTGCTCGGCGGCGTGCGGCCCAGCCGGCGGTGGGTGGCGGCGACCGCCGTCGCCGTCGTCGGCCTGGTGGTGCTGGCGGCCAGCTCCGGCGAGGCGGGGGGCGCCTCGCCGCTCGGCCTGGTGGCGTCGGTGGGTGCCGGCGCCAGCTACTCGGTGTTCGCCCTGGTCACCAAGCACCTCCTCGATGCCGGCTGGACCCCCACCGGCTCCGTCGGCGCCGTCTTCGGCGGGGCAGCGGCGCTCAGCGCGGTCCTGCTGATGATCACCGGTGTGCCCACTGGCGCCGGTGACCTCGCCGCGGTGCTCTGGCTCGGCCTGGTCACCACGGCACTGGCCTACGTGCTGTTCTCCACCGGCCTGCGCGAGCTCACCGCACCCACCGTCGCCACGCTCACGCTGGCGGAGCCGCTCACCGCGACCCTGCTGGGGCTGCTCCTCCTCGGCGAGCACCTCAGCGCCCTCCAGGCGGTGGCCCTGCTGCTCCTGGCGGTCGGCCTGGCCGTGCTCGCCGTCCCCGCCCGCGGGCGTGGCAGGGTCGCCGCGTGA
- a CDS encoding alpha-hydroxy acid oxidase — protein MTTTTALFDRLEAEARAELPAHVAGYVAATAGAGQCHAEGLRDWAAARLVPRVLQGVSRTDAELAATTVLGTPLRTPVLVAPMAQQVAAHPRGEAETARAVAAAGSLLGVSTNTAVPFDEVAVAGAPWWYQVYVLRDRSLTAALVERAAAAGATALVLTVDTTALTPSAPGGQSIEPTEWPAGPGRERLTALTQADLADREAGAATPALDVGLETIGWLAERTGLPVVVKGVLHPDDARACAQAGAAGVVVSTHGGRRLGESVTSAAALPGVVAAVRSVDAGVEVYADSGVRSGAAVAWALAQGARAVFVGRPVWWGLAARGADGVAAVLEALTADVVTALRQCGDVRA, from the coding sequence ATGACCACGACGACGGCGCTCTTCGACCGGCTCGAGGCGGAGGCGAGGGCCGAGCTGCCGGCGCACGTCGCGGGGTACGTCGCCGCGACCGCTGGCGCGGGCCAGTGCCACGCGGAGGGCCTGCGGGACTGGGCCGCGGCGCGGCTGGTGCCCCGCGTGCTCCAGGGCGTCTCCCGCACGGACGCCGAGCTGGCGGCGACGACGGTGCTGGGCACGCCTCTGCGCACCCCGGTGCTCGTGGCACCGATGGCGCAGCAGGTGGCCGCCCACCCCCGCGGCGAGGCGGAGACCGCCCGCGCGGTGGCCGCGGCGGGGTCGCTGCTGGGCGTCTCGACGAACACCGCCGTCCCCTTCGACGAGGTGGCAGTGGCCGGCGCCCCGTGGTGGTACCAGGTCTACGTGCTGCGCGACAGGTCGCTCACCGCCGCCCTGGTGGAGCGGGCCGCCGCAGCCGGCGCCACCGCGCTGGTGCTCACCGTCGACACGACGGCGCTCACGCCCTCAGCGCCGGGCGGGCAGAGCATCGAGCCCACCGAGTGGCCGGCGGGGCCCGGACGGGAGCGCCTCACCGCGCTCACCCAGGCCGACCTCGCCGACCGGGAGGCCGGCGCCGCGACGCCCGCGCTCGACGTGGGGCTGGAGACCATCGGCTGGCTCGCCGAGCGGACCGGGCTGCCGGTGGTGGTGAAGGGCGTGCTCCACCCCGACGACGCCCGTGCGTGCGCGCAGGCCGGGGCCGCGGGCGTCGTCGTGAGCACCCACGGCGGACGGCGCCTCGGGGAGTCGGTGACGTCCGCCGCTGCGCTGCCCGGTGTCGTGGCGGCGGTGCGCTCGGTGGACGCTGGGGTGGAGGTCTACGCCGACTCGGGCGTCCGCAGCGGCGCCGCCGTCGCCTGGGCGCTGGCGCAGGGAGCCCGCGCCGTGTTCGTGGGTCGGCCCGTCTGGTGGGGCCTGGCGGCGCGCGGCGCCGACGGGGTCGCCGCTGTGCTGGAGGCGTTGACCGCGGACGTCGTCACCGCGCTGCGCCAGTGCGGCGACGTGCGTGCCTGA